A single region of the Gossypium arboreum isolate Shixiya-1 chromosome 12, ASM2569848v2, whole genome shotgun sequence genome encodes:
- the LOC108465753 gene encoding protein ASPARTIC PROTEASE IN GUARD CELL 1 — protein sequence MGFLFALLFAGCFFFTAPFVGCSRSLLQTPQPTTALDVAEALVKTKNVISFDPTKKPAFTPLDQSLSASSPSSSPSSISLQIHPRVSIHKSSHLDYKALTLSRLQRDSARVSSLVTRLNLAVNGISRSALKPLDTGLEFGAEDLEGPIVSGSSQGSGEYFSRVGIGKPPSQIYMVLDTGSDVNWVQCAPCADCYQQSDPIFEPSLSSSYSPLKCDTQQCKYLDDSECRNDRTCVYEVSYGDGSYTVGDFVTETITLGSDSVNNVAIGCGHNNEGLFVGAGGLLGLGGGPLSFTSQLNASSFSYCLVDRDSDSASTLEFDSSFPPNTITAPLIRNHQLDTFYYIGLTGISVGGELLPIPESAFQMDESGNGGIIVDSGTAVTRLQSDTYNVLRDAFAKGTKNLPSADSVALFDTCYNLSTKSSVDVPTLSLHFPEGKVLPLPAKNYMIPVDSVGTFCFAFAPTSSSLSIIGNVQQQGTRVGFDLGNSRVGFVPNKC from the coding sequence ATGGGGTTTCTTTTTGCTCTTCTCTTCGCTGGCTGTTTCTTCTTTACAGCTCCATTTGTTGGCTGCTCTCGTAGTTTGCTGCAAACTCCTCAACCCACCACAGCTCTCGACGTCGCTGAAGCTCTTGTGAAGACCAAAAATGTCATCTCCTTCGACCCCACCAAGAAGCCAGCATTTACCCCACTGGACCAAAGCCTCTCAGCTTCATCTCCATCTTCTTCTCCGTCTTCCATCTCCCTTCAAATTCATCCCCGAGTTTCTATTCATAAAAGCTCCCACCTTGATTACAAAGCGCTAACCTTATCCCGACTCCAGCGTGACTCAGCTCGAGTCAGTTCGCTCGTCACTCGGTTGAATCTGGCTGTCAACGGGATTTCAAGGTCAGCTCTCAAACCCCTTGATACGGGATTAGAATTTGGAGCCGAGGATCTGGAAGGTCCGATTGTGTCCGGTTCGAGTCAAGGAAGTGGTGAGTACTTTTCCCGAGTTGGAATCGGGAAACCACCGAGTCAAATATACATGGTACTCGACACGGGCAGTGACGTCAACTGGGTACAATGCGCACCCTGCGCCGATTGTTACCAACAATCCGACCCAATCTTCGAGCCATCTTTGTCGTCTTCCTACTCTCCGCTAAAGTGCGACACCCAACAATGCAAGTACCTTGACGATTCCGAATGTCGAAATGACCGTACATGCGTCTACGAGGTGTCCTACGGTGACGGGTCTTACACTGTGGGTGACTTTGTCACCGAAACCATCACCCTCGGCTCGGATTCTGTCAACAATGTAGCCATTGGTTGTGGCCATAATAACGAAGGGTTGTTTGTTGGAGCGGGAGGCTTGCTTGGTCTCGGTGGCGGCCCGCTCTCCTTTACCTCTCAGCTTAATGCAAGTAGTTTCTCCTATTGTCTCGTGGATCGTGACTCTGACTCAGCATCCACTCTTGAATTCGACTCGTCTTTCCCTCCTAACACCATTACAGCTCCATTAATTCGTAACCACCAGCTAGACACGTTTTATTATATTGGTTTAACCGGGATCAGTGTGGGTGGCGAGTTGCTCCCGATTCCTGAGTCAGCATTCCAAATGGACGAATCAGGTAATGGTGGGATTATCGTCGACTCGGGAACCGCCGTGACACGGTTGCAGAGCGACACCTATAATGTTCTCCGTGATGCGTTCGCTAAAGGGACAAAGAACTTACCGTCAGCTGATAGCGTGGCGTTGTTTGACACGTGTTACAATTTGTCTACGAAGAGTAGCGTGGATGTGCCAACGCTGTCATTGCACTTCCCAGAGGGTAAAGTTTTACCGTTACCGGCTAAGAATTACATGATACCGGTTGATTCCGTTGGGACCTTCTGTTTCGCGTTTGCGCCAACGTCCTCGTCGTTGTCAATCATTGGGAACGTGCAACAACAGGGGACGCGTGTCGGTTTCGATCTGGGCAACTCCCGCGTAGGATTCGTGCCCAACAAATGTTAA